From Schaalia sp. ZJ405, one genomic window encodes:
- the rsfS gene encoding ribosome silencing factor, which translates to MAFSQQTYDVALAAARAAADKIAENPVLVDVSERLVLAEAFLIVSASSARQVNAVGEEIMDQLARNLSMKPTVIEGRSEGRWMLIDYGDLVVHVFAKEDREYYALEKLWADGERRELQAILDEENREASPVVRLAHASGDAPAQGQSQGTGAVSAVDDGQ; encoded by the coding sequence GTGGCATTTTCTCAGCAGACCTACGATGTGGCTCTGGCGGCAGCGCGAGCTGCGGCCGATAAAATCGCGGAAAATCCGGTGCTCGTTGACGTGTCGGAGCGACTCGTTCTGGCCGAGGCATTCCTCATTGTCTCTGCATCGTCCGCACGCCAGGTCAATGCGGTCGGTGAGGAAATCATGGACCAGCTGGCTCGGAATCTCAGCATGAAGCCCACGGTCATTGAGGGGCGTTCGGAAGGCCGCTGGATGCTTATTGACTACGGTGACCTCGTCGTTCACGTCTTCGCCAAGGAAGATCGTGAGTACTACGCACTTGAGAAGCTGTGGGCAGATGGGGAACGTCGTGAACTTCAGGCAATCCTCGATGAGGAAAATCGCGAGGCGTCGCCCGTTGTGCGCCTCGCACATGCTTCAGGCGATGCGCCAGCGCAAGGGCAATCTCAGGGCACCGGAGCCGTGTCAGCTGTGGACGATGGGCAATGA
- a CDS encoding histidine phosphatase family protein produces the protein MRPTVMGDQLGSGNTASRIVFIRHGQTDFNVERRFQGIINHPLNDYGRQQAHHAGSVLGARLVAPSRQVGVSARPGQGASVRMVCSPLDRARETAEILRTECASRGVECAEISIDQRLIERSYGVFEGRTLDEVESTHPQELAQWRRTGESAEAGIEPSDAVGHRVKAGVLDAVAHAQAHQTVIVVSHGSAITRGIVTFLGLDPLTFDGLRGLDNCHWSELIHTGGGGSGASGEASWRLTAHNIGYREDVLGA, from the coding sequence ATGAGACCCACAGTGATGGGAGACCAGCTCGGATCTGGGAACACTGCCTCGCGGATTGTTTTCATTCGTCACGGACAAACAGACTTTAACGTTGAGCGTCGCTTCCAGGGGATCATTAATCATCCCCTCAACGACTATGGGCGTCAGCAGGCGCATCATGCCGGCTCCGTACTCGGTGCGCGTCTCGTTGCTCCCTCACGCCAGGTTGGTGTCTCAGCGCGTCCAGGCCAGGGGGCGAGTGTGCGGATGGTGTGCTCGCCGCTTGACCGTGCACGTGAAACAGCGGAAATCCTGCGAACAGAATGTGCATCCCGCGGCGTGGAATGCGCCGAAATATCGATTGATCAGCGCCTCATTGAGCGCTCCTACGGAGTGTTCGAAGGACGCACACTTGATGAGGTGGAATCCACTCACCCTCAGGAACTTGCTCAGTGGCGTCGCACGGGGGAGTCCGCAGAAGCGGGGATTGAACCGTCGGACGCTGTTGGTCACCGTGTGAAAGCCGGAGTTCTCGACGCAGTTGCACACGCTCAGGCCCATCAGACAGTCATCGTGGTGTCTCACGGCAGCGCAATTACCCGAGGGATTGTCACTTTCCTGGGGTTAGATCCCCTGACCTTCGATGGGCTGCGTGGGTTGGATAACTGTCACTGGTCGGAACTCATCCACACCGGCGGGGGTGGATCAGGGGCTTCCGGTGAGGCCAGCTGGCGCCTGACGGCACACAACATTGGCTATCGCGAGGACGTCCTCGGC